The DNA region TAATCGGCCATAGCGCCCATTGCTGCGCTGACTGATTGGGCATGGGTGAAAAGATGGTCTTCCGTGGTATGCTTTTTCAGTATTTCCTTTGCTTTTTCTAAAGTGAGTCTGCTCATAGGAACCTCCTTATATTATGAAAATAGTAGTCCTTTTTTCTCCCTTTTGTCAAATAGGAAAGAAACAGGTACAATGAAGAAAAAGCACAACAGAGAAAGGAGAATTTTCATGGCACCTATGGAAGAATTTATCGAAATGCTGAAAAGTCATAACCGGATCGTGTTCTTTGGCGGAGCGGGAGTGTCTACGGAGTCGGATATTCCCGATTTCCGCGGGAAGGGCGGGTTGTATCGCCAAAAGACGGAGCTTCCCTGGTCGCCGGAAGAAATGCTCTCCCACCATTTTTACGCAGAGCATCCTGTAGAATTTTTTACACTCTACAAAGAGAGAGAAGGCATGATGCTGGAAGCGGAACCGAACCGGGCACATACGGCGCTGGCGGAATTGGAGAAGATGGGAAAATTATCTGCCGTGGTGACGCAGAATATTGATGGGCTTCATCAAAAGGCGGGAAGTAGAAAAGTCATTGAATTACACGGTTCAGTACTGCGGAATATTTGCCAGAAATGCGGCAGAATGTACGGTATGGAGGAGTTTATGGAACTTTGCAGTCCGGTTCCCCATTGTCCCGGCTGCGGCGGCGTAGTCAAGCCTGATGTCGTTCTTTATGAGGAAATGCTTGACAGGAATACGATTGAAGACGCGATTGATGAAATATCCCGTGCGGATATGCTGATTATCGGCGGGACGAGTTTGGTGGTTTATCCGGCGGCGGGATATGTGGATTATTTCCAAGGCGACTCCCTGGTTATGATCAACCGTGACGAAACGCCGAGAGACAGCCGCTGTTCTCTGGTGTTCCGCGAAAGTGTGGGCAAGGTACTGGAAGCAGGCGTGGCGGCGCTGAAAGAGTAAGCGTGGAAATTTATTTATTAAAAATGGGAGAGGTACATGGAATTTTTTCTGTGGCCTTTTTTATTTCTGTTGAATCCGTATTTCCATGGTAAAATAGAAAAAATATGTACATAGGAAAGTGAGGACTATGGAAATCGATTTTGAAGCGGATGCGTTTGATGAGGGGCGCCATTTGCGTGATGTTATACGGGGGCATAAAGGATTTTCTTCCGCTTTATGGAAACGGATAAAATGGAACGGGGAGGTTTGGCTGAACGGTACCCGGATTCATAATGCGAAAACCGTTCTTCATGAAGGAGACCGCGTCCGTTTGGTGTGGGATGAATCGTCAGACATTGTGCCTGCTGATATTCCCCTGGATATTCTCTATGAGGACGACACTCTTCTTGTAGTGAACAAGGGGACAGGAATGATCATCCATCCTACGAATGCGGGAATCCATGATACCCTGGTGAATGCGGTAGCGGGATATTTCCAAAAGAAGGGAGAAAAATCGGGGATCCATCCTGTATATCGCCTGGACAGAAATACGACAGGGGTGGTGGTAGTCGCCAAGTCGGCGAAAGCGCAGTATGCTCTGACCCGCTCCCATGACCTTATACATCGGGAGTATATCGCCGTGGCAGGCGGTTATATTCCCGGAGAGTTCGGCATTGTCGACGCGCCTATCGGGCGGAAAGAGGGAAGTATTATCGAGTGGACAGTACGGAAAGACGGCAGACCCGCGCGGACGGAATATACTGTTCTCCGCCACGGGGACAACTATACCGTTTTAAAGCTCCATCTTCTCACCGGACGGACGCATCAGATCCGTGTCCATGCACGGTACATGGGGACACCGCTTTTAGGTGATGATTTGTATGGCGGGAATCATGATTTGATAAGCCGCCAGGCGCTCCATGCGCATACGGTCACTCTCACCCATCCCGAAACGGGAGAAGCGATGAAGTTTACTGCGCCTGTACCCGCGGATATGGAACCTTTTATGAATGAGGGAAAAAATATGCATATTGAAACGAAAAGCGGCGTATCTTTCCTTACTTTTGATGTTTTTAAAAATGAGAATCTGATAGCAGCCGTGTCTACAAAGAACGGAGGCGTCAGTACAGGGGCATACCATTCGCTCAATATGGGGTTTTCTACGGATGATGCGCCAGAAAAAGTCAGAGAAAATCGGAAACGCTTCTTTGATGTCCTCGGCATTATTCCCGAAAGGCTGGTGAACTGCGCATTGGTTCACGGCATCCATATGGAGAAGGTGGGAAAGGCGGACTGCGGACGCGGTGCGCAGGATTTCACTTCCGCCATTCCCGCATGCGACGGCTTGTACACCAACGAAAAAAACGTGCCCCTCGGACTGAATTATGCCGACTGTACGCCGCTCCTTTTTTATGACCCCGTGACGTCTTCCATTGCGGTGGCGCATGGAGGATGGCGAGGAACGGCAGGAAATATAGCGGGGGAAGCGGTGCGTCATTTACAGGAAAGCTATGGCGCCGAGCCGAAGAATATAAAAGCGGGAATCGGACCGGCTATCGGTAAATCCGTCTTTGAAGTGGAAAAAGATGTAGTGGAAGCTTTTGAAAAGATATTTGATGAAGAAGAAATGAAGAGGCTTTCGGCACCTAAAGGAGAAGGGAAGATTCTTATCGATCTGCCGCTGGCGAACCGTATACTTATAGAGCGGGCAGGTATTCTGCCGGAAAATATTGAAGACTGCGGCATCTGTACCTATTGCAGGAATGATTTGTTTTATTCTTACAGGAAAGCGGCAGGCAGAACCGGACGCCACATGGCGGTAATGATGTTGAAGTGATAGATGAAAACATGGAGTTGAAACACTATAAAACGCGGTGGGTTATCATGCACCGCGTTTTATAGTGTCCTTTTCCCGAAAATCGGGTGGGTGGTGGGCTTTAAACTTCTTTTTTCGATAACGTCCAAAGCCTCATCCATGGATAAGTCGCGCCGCCCTTCATCCGTTTCATAAACGAGGACGGGAATGTCCGCGCCCAGTTCGCTTCCCGGCAGGTATACATATTCTTTTGTATGATGGTCGCCGTAAATGAAACCGGCAAGTAATTTGCTTTCTGTTAGTTTTTTCATGATTCATTCCATTCTGTAAGAAGAAGAGGTTTAAAATTCAGATAATCGGAGGAGGTGAGATGGAGCTGTATGCCTTCCAGCTCCTTTGGCAGGTTGTTAAAATTCTGTTTACCGTGGATATGCCCGTAAATGCAGTCTGTTACGCCGTGGGATTTCATGATCTCCATCATTTTTGTAGGCCTTCTCTGCTCATCAAAAGGAGGATAGTGGAGAATGGCGAAAATTTTCTCACAGTTAAATTTTTCCGCTTCTATGAGGGAACGTTCTAACCGTCCCTGTTCCCTCAGGATAATCACTTTATCTTCTTCCGTTATTTTTTTTGATGTCTCGGGGATCCATCCCCGTGTGCCTGCGAGCGCTATATTTTCTACGGATAAAGCAGAATTGAAAATAAATTCAAAAGCATTGTCTGTCATTCGTTTCATTTTTGATACGGTGTTCCACCAGTAATCGTGATTGCCACGGACGATGATTTTCCGGCCGGGGAGTGCGGAAAGCGTTTTCAGGTCGGAAAGAGCATCTTCCAGATGAGTGGCCCAGGAAATATCGCCCGCCATGATGACCGTGTCGCCGGCGGTAATGGTTTCTTTCCATGCAGAGAGAATTTTTTCACGGTGATTTTTCCAGTTTTCTCCGAAAATATCCATCGGTTTTGTCGGCGGGTCGCCGGAGAGGTGGAAATCACTGAAGGCATACAGTTTCAATAGGTTCTCCTTAAAGTAATCAGCCGAAATATTTGGGTGAGGTAAGCATTGAGATAATATTTTTTGAGCTTTCATCATCCATGACGTGGGTAATGCGATACCCCATGTACAGCGGACTTGCTATATAGCGGGGGAACAGTTTCACATGGATGTGTTTCATATGGTAGAAAAATAAATTATAACTGTTGCAGGGGATAGGGAAATCATGAAGAATGTAGTTTGCGATTTTTTGAATGGTATCGGCAAAAGTGTCTGTGCAGCCGTCCGTCTTAAGTGTTACATTCAGTTCCCCCATGCCGCATATGGGGTATGATGAAAGGGAAGCAAAGCAATTCTCGTCTTCATGAAAGATTGTTCCCAGAAAGTTTTCGCGGTCGATATTGTCTCTGTAATCGTAATCCTCAAGTCCGATAATCTGGGAGTGGGGATGGCGCTGGGATCCGCCCGATTCAGGACCGTAGTTGCGGAAATAGATTACCGAGCGGAAACGAGGATCTCTTTCCAGCAAATTCCATTTTTCCAGTCCGAAGAAAATGACTTGCCGCGCTTTTTCCTTGGTATATTCCGTGAGATCTGTTTCATGGACTGCCGATTCGATAATCACTGTGGGATAAGTGTTTCTGAAAACAGGATACTTATTCATGAGCCAAATGATATCGCCTTTTTCATCTAAGATATCTGTCAGTGTTTCTCTGTGGCAGAATGGGCAGCTTGTCTGCGTCCCCGAATGAGGTTTATGTTTTCCAATAGATATATCATAAATAACAGGAGTAGTCATAAGAGTCCCTTCTTTCCATGCTTATTATATCATGGCGGGAAGGGGAATCTATCCGCCGGAAACGATAAGAATACCCTGCAAAAGAATTCTTCAAAAAATTTATCGCTTTACTTGACAAAAGTAAAACGGTGAGTTAGTATACTGTCATAGTATTTATTTAGCAAGATAAAGTGGAAAAGAAAAGGAGAACGAATATGAACTGGAAAAAAATGATTGTCATTGGCGCATTGGCCTGCGGAGCTGCCGGATTGGTGGCAGGCTGCGGCGGTGAAAAGAAAGCAGCGGCTCCGGCAGCCGACAAATCGGCAAAGCCGACAAAAATTGTGGCAGGGATGGATGATACTTTCGCGCCGATGGGATTCCGTGATGACAAAGGTGAAATCGTGGGTTTCGACATCGATATGGCAAAAGCTGTTTCCAAAGAAATCGGGATACCCATTGAGTTTAAACCGATTGACTGGGCGAGCAAAGAGACTGAATTGGAATCCGGCCGCATCGACTGCATCTGGAATGGATTCACCATGACGCCGGAACGGCAGAAAGCTCTTGCTTTTACGAAACCGTATATGGATAATGTACAAGTCTATGTAGTTCTTGCTGACAGCGCCGTACAAAAAGCAGAAGAGCTGAAAGGAAAGAAATTGTCCATTCAGGAGTCCAGCACGGCGCAGACGCTTTTGGATCGTGATGAAAATCTGAAAAAGTCTTTTGGAGAGATCAAAGCTTACCCCGATCTGACCGCATGCTTCATGGATCTGGAATCGGGACGTGCCGATGCGGTACTGGCGGACACTTGCCTGATTGAATACTATATGACAAAGAAACCGAATAAGTTCCGTGAACTTCCGGGTGAAGTATCAAAAGACACCTTTTCTATCGGAATCAAAAAAGATAATAAAGTCCTTGTGGATATTCTGAATGACGGTATTGACAAGGTCATCAAAAATGGCGAAGCCTCTAAGATTTCCCAGAAATGGTTCGGCAAAGATATTGTTCTGAAATAAGCTGAAATGAAGAAATGGGCAGGCGTAATGCACGCCGGCCTCTTTCTTTTGAAAAAAACGGTTTCTTATTATCCTCAGTTGATGTATAATAAGTGGCGATTTCTCATTACACTGTAATACTGTAATAAAGTTTTTGAAGAGGGATTTATGGATTACATTTTCCGTATACTGCCGAATATGTTCAGCGGTCTTGGCGTTTCCGCCCAAATATTTATTTTTACCATCGTGTTGTCGCTTCCTCTCGGAATGCTTCTTGCTATGGTACGTATTTCCAAAGTCGGTCTGTTCCGTCAGGCGGCGGGGGCGTACATCTATCTGATGCGCGGAACGCCGCTCATGCTTCAGATTATGTTCATCTACTACGGGCTGCCTTTGATTTTTGATCTGCAGATCAGCGATTTCCCTGCGGCTATACTTGCCTTTGTAGCTAACTATGCGGCGTATTTTGCAGAAATATTCCGCGGCGGGATCCAGTCCATCAGCAAGGGGCAGTATGAGGGGGCGAAAGTGCTCGGCTTTACCTACAAACAGACAATGTGGCATATTATCCTGCCGCAGGTAGTGAAACGCGTCATTCCGCCTTTGGGAAATGAAACCATCACACTTTTGAAAGATACGTCCCTTGTATACATTCTTGCCATGAACGATTTGATGCGTGTTACCCGTGCGTTTGTACAGCGTGATTTTGACACGACTCCGTTCTTGGTGGCAGGTGTTTTCTATCTTGTTTGTACCGCGGTTCTGACGAAAATTCTGACCTATGTTGAAAATCGCTATGCCGTTTATGAGGAGTAAGCCATGAGTTTTATTGAAATGAGAAATATACGGAAGGATTTTGGGAAAAATACGATCCTTCACGGCGTGGATATGGATTTGGAAAAAGGAAAAGTAATTTCCATTATCGGACCGTCAGGCGCGGGAAAAAGTACGCTTCTCCGATGTCTGAACCATTTGGAACTCATCCAGGGCGGATCTATCTGTGTGGAAGGAGAATACCTGGCACAGGAAAAAGACGGCAAAGTCGTTTATGCCGATGATGTGACGGCAAGAAGGATTCTTCTCCGTATGGGTATGGTCTTCCAGTCTTTTAACCTTTTTCCGCACATGACGGTTTTGGATAATATTCTTGCCGCGCCGGTCTATGTGAAAGGAATGAAGCGGGAGGATGTAATTCCTACTGCTGACGCTCTTCTTGACAAAGTCGGACTGTTAAATAAGAAAGACGTTTATCCGGGCAGTCTTTCCGGCGGGCAGAAACAGCGTGTAGCCATCGCCCGGGCGCTTGCCATGAATCCTGATATCATGCTCTTTGACGAACCTACTTCGGCACTTGATCCTGAACTGACAGGAGAAGTTTTGAAAACCATCCAGCAGCTGGCTGATGAGAATATGACCATGGCAATCGTTACCCACGAAATGGCTTTCGCAAAATCTGTTTCGGATAAAGTCCTTTTTATGGTAGACGGAAAAGTGGAAGAGGAAGGAACAAGCACACAAATTTTTGAAAATCCTCAAAGCGAAAGGACGCGCTCGTTTCTTCAGTCCATTTTGAGATAAAATCCTTAAAAAATATTTCCGAATGAAACATCTGCTTTTGGCGGGTGTTTTTTTGATGGAACTTACAGGTTTATTTTGAAAAGACCGGAATTTTGAAGAGAATGCTTTATACATCAATGGTTTGGCAGAATAGGCATGTAAAAATTGGACGTGATAAGAGCGATGACCGGCATTCTATAGTCATCGCTCTTATCAAAAAAGGTTTATTCCTACTCGACCCTGTAACAGTGGCCGGTAGAAGACTTAAAGTTCAGTATTGGGGATGTTTATTTTTGGAACGTATCGTCATGATCCGTTTCCGGCCGCATCGCAGGGAAAAGAAGAATGTCTCGGATACTGGAAGAATTGGTCATGAGCATGAAAAGACGGTCAAGCCCAATGCCGAGTCCGCCTGTCGGGGGCATACCGTATTCCAAAGCAGTAAGGAAGTCTTCATCGATGGGATGCGCTTCATCATCGCCATGCTCTCTTTCTTCTACCTGCATTTCAAAACGCGCCCTCTGATCCAGCGGATCATTTAATTCGGAGAATCCGTTTGCCAGTTCGCGTCCATAAATATAAGACTCGAAACGGATGGTATATCTCGGATCTTTGGGATCCAGTTTGGACAGCGGAGATACTTCGATGGGATGCTCTGTAATGTGGACAGGCTGGATAAGGTGCTCTTCTACATAGTCATCAAAAGCAGCTGCCAGAAGCTTGCCGAAGCCGTCAAATTCACCGTATTCCACATGAAGTCTGTCGCAGATGGCACGTGCTTCCTCAATGGTCTTGCAGGCATCAAAGTCTTCCCCGGTGTATTTCTTTACCGCTTCTGCCATGGTGAGTCTCGGCCATGGGCCTGCCACATCTATTTCCGTTCCTTCATAGGTGAATTTCGTAGTGCCGTAAGAAGCCATGGCGCAGGCTGCCACGATCTGTTCCGTCTGGTCAATGACATCATCGATATCGCCATAAGCCTGGTATGTTTCAATAGCGGTAAACTCCGGATTATGACGGGTATCCATGCCTTCATTGCGGAAGTTGCGGGTGATTTCAAATATGCGTTCATACCCGCCGACAAGAAGTCTCTTTAAATAAAGTTCCGGCGCAATGCGGAGGTACATGGTCATATCCAGCGCGTTGAAATGCGTCATGAAAGGTCTTGCATTCGCACCGCCGTAGAGCGGCTGAAGAACCGGCGTTTCCACTTCGAGGAAACCGTGTGCGGTATACCAGTTCCGGATAGCCTGGAGCATATTCGCCCTCTTGATGAATGTTTTTCTTACATCGGGATTGGCGATAAGATCAAGATATCTCTGGCGGTAGCGCTGTTCCTTATCCGTAAGGCCGTGCCACTTTTCCGGAAGCGGGCGGAGAGACTTGGAAAGCATGGTGAAGTGCAGGACACGGATGGTCGTTTCTCCCGTGTGTGTAGTGAATACAGTGCCTTCCACCCCGAGGATATCTCCCATGTCTACCAGTTTGAAGAGATTCCATTCATTTTCACTGACAGTATCTTTCCGGAAATAAAGCTGGATATCCCCTTTTTCATCACGAAGCGTGCAGAATGCCGTTTTTCCGTGCCCGCGGATAATCATAATACGGCCTGCCACTTTGACATGCTCCCCGCTTGCTTCGAAAGCTGCCGCATTCGCATGGATATCTTCACTGTGATGGGTGCATTCATACTTTCCGCCGTAAGGCTCAAATCCCAGTGCGGCAATCTTCTCCAGCTTCCCCCTTCGGATCAGCATCTGGTCGTTCAGTTTTTCTTCCATTCCAAAACCTCCTAAAAACTAAAAAACACTAAATAATACTAAGGAAATTCAAATTCCGTAAACGTTTATAATCTTCTTTGTTAAAAAGAAGACTTTGTATAAACTCTTTTGTTTCATCCTGAACTTCTTTGGAAAATAATGTTTTTCCTGCAATCGGCATAATAGGCCGACAGGAAATACTCAGATCCAATGCCCATTTCGTGGGAGAATTTATATAAGAAGCAGGGATGTGGATGATGTACTTATCCATGTCAGTGTCACGATTTACTAATTCCAGTGTGCTTAATGCATCAAAGTGTTTCAAGATGCCATGATAGGTGTTCTCACAGTTTTGATAGTATTCATAACTGTCGATGTTGACGTACATATTCACTTTATACGTTTGGGGCGAAACTTTTTCTGAAATATCACAAACGCCCCGTACCAATTCATGGGATCTTCCGTCAAAGAAATAAAGATATAGACGCGTCACATCGTGGAAAAATGCAGGAATATAACTGTCTTTTTCCGTAGGGGACATAAAGATTTCTTCATGATAAAGAAGCTGTTCTACTGGTAGATGGAAAGCATGGGCTATATCATACAAAGTGGTAATATCCAGCACGATCTGTCCGCTTTCATATTTTGAAAGCGTAGACACGCTTTTGCATATGATATCCGCTAATTGTCGAAGACTCATGTGCTTTTGCTTGCGATAGTACCTGATTCTTTTTCCCAGGATTTGTGGAAGATCCATTTTTTGCTCCATTTTGTTCACGCTATAGGCAAAAATATCCATATAAATATCTTAAACGATAATTGTTAGTGTGACTAATAATCATACTGTAATGATTTTGCTCTTATCGAGTCACTTATAATCGTATGGCTATCTTGAAAAAATATTACTAAAATTGAATCATTAAAACAAGATGAGTAAAAATACAAAAAACAACTAAAAAGAAGAATGAAAATGTACTACGCGATAAAAAACAGAGGTTATGGGTATATTTTTTTATCCACATGAAAAAATATATAAGAAGGTTTGCCTTTAAAAGAAAATATGGGTGATTTGAAAATGCGGTAGAGCCCGTGGTACAGTGAATTTGAAGCTTACAGGAAGAACCTCATTCGGTAATCCTGATGTCTTAACCGCAGCGGAAAATACAGTGAATAGAGAAGTATAGTTCAAAAAAATTGGAGGTTTCAAGTGGAATCATTAAGACTTGCTTATTCAGAAAACGCTTACCGTGTGTACAAGCCAAATACCAAACGTCATATTGTCAAGACCACAGAAACAGATTTCCTGGATGTGGCGGCGGTAGTCATTACGGAAGAAGATAAGGATGTATTGAAAAATGAGGCTGTACGTGCATTCAGTATCCCCATCGTCGTAATCTTGACGAAGAGCCAAATGCTTGACGGGGAATTTTTCGGCAGAATTAAGCGTGTTATTGACTTATCAAAATCGGATCAGGGGTTGTATGACTGCCAGATTGAAGAAGCGGCTCGTCAGTATGAAAATAATTTAAAGCCTCCGTTTTTCAAGGCGCTTCAAAAATACATTGATGAAGGAAATAGCCGTCTGGCGACTCCCGGACATCATGGTGGGCAATATTTTTGTGCCCATCCGTCTGGTCGTCTGCTGTATGAATATTACGGAGCCAACATTTTTAAAAGTGATTTTTCTTCTTCTGATGTGGCAATGGGGGATTTGTTGATTCATGAAAGTACGCCTGTGGAAGCGGAAAAGTTTGCAGCCAGTGTGTTCAAAGCAGATAAAACTTATTTTGTACTGAATGGTACTTCAAGCTCCAATAAGATCGTTTTAAATGCGGTTCTTGCTCCCGGAGATATAGTTCTTTACGATAGAAATAATCATAAATCTATTTCTCAGGGGGCCTTGGTGCAGTCTGGCGCAACACCGATTTATTTGGAAACGGCTAGAAATCCATATGGTTCTATCGGCGGTATTCTGGAGCATTGCTTTGATGAAAAGTATATCCGCCGCTTGATTGCGGAACAGTGTCCTGAGAAAGCGGAAATGAAACGCCCGATTCGCCTGGCAGTTATCCAGTTGGGGACTTATGATGGCTGTATTTATAATGCTCGTCAAGTTGTAGATAGGATTGGACATCTCTGCGATTACATCCTTTTTGATTCTGCATGGGTCGGCTATGAGGAGTTTATTCCCATGATGAAGAACTGCAGTCCGCTTTTGTTGGAATTGGGGGCGGAAGATCCGGGGATATTCGTAACCCAGTCTGTGCATAAGCAGATGGCGGGATTTTCTCAGGCATCTCAAATCCATAAGAAGGATTCTCATATCAAAGGACAGGATAGATATGTACCCCATAAACGCCTGAATAACGCTTTTATGCTCCATGCGTCTACGTCCCCATTTTATCCTATTTTTACCACGCTTGACGTGAATGCCAGAATGCATCAGGGCAAAGAAGGGGAATACCTGTGGCAGCGTGTTGTAAAAAATGGAATTGAACTTCGTAAATTGGTTTTGCACAATTGCAAATATTTCCGTCCCCTTGTTCCGCCATTGGTACATGGCAAGAAGTGGGAAGACGGTAAATGTGCGGATATGACGAAAGATATTGCATACTGGGCATTTGAACCTGACGCGGCTTGGCACGCGTTCAAGGGATATGGTGAAGGGCAGTATTTCATAGATCCCTGCAAACTTCAGCTTGTAACACCGGGGATTGATATCCGTACGGGTGAATATGAAAGAGAGGGTATTCCGGCAAACGTTCTGGCAAATTATCTCCGTGAGAATGGAGTTATTCCGGAAAAGACCGACTTGAATGCAATTCTGTTCCTGTTGACTCCGGGCGAATCCATGACGAAGTTGTCTGATTTGGTTGATAAACTTGTCGAGTTTGAACGCCTTTATGACGAAGATGCGCTGATGAAGGATATGCTTCCGAGTATCTACGCAGCGAATGAAGAGAAATATAAAGGGTATAATATCAAGCGGCTTTGCGCGGAAATGCATAATTTTTATAAAGATAGAAAGGTAAATATTCTCCAGCGCCGGCTCTTTGCGAAAGATTACTTGCCTGAGTATGTCATGGATCCCCACGAAGCGAATGCTGAACTTGTTCGTGGACATGGCGAGCTCGTGCCGCTTTGCGAGGCACAGGGACGTGTGGCACTGGAAGGGGCGCTTCCGTATCCGCCTGGAATTCTTTGTGAACAGCCGGGAGAAAGATGGTCTGAAACAGCGACTAAGTATTTCCTTGCCCTTGAAGAAGGCATCAATATGCTTCCGGGCTTCTCACCTGAAATTCAGGGGGTTTATCTGGAAGATACGGCAGATGGAAAAAAGACGGCGTTTGGGTATGTGCTGAAGAAAGAATACGAGAAAACCAAGTAGTGGATTGTGATTACTTTTGAAGGGTGATTTGGACAATAGAAAGAAGGGTATTATGAATAATGAAAGTAAAATGAGTGTTACCCAGCTGACTATATTAACCGCGGTAAACATGATGGGCTCAGGCATTATTATGCTTCCGGCAAAACTGGCCGAAGTGGGCGGACTTTCTATCGTATCTTGGCTAGTCACGGCGATCGGCTCCATGTGCCTTGCTTATGTATTTGCCAAATGTGGTATGTACAGTCGTAAACAGGGCGGTATGAACGGTTATGCAGAATACACTTTCGGCAAGTCTGGAAGTTTTATTTGCAGTACTACTTACAGTTTTTCCTTGGTTATTGCGAATATTGCCATCGCGACGTCGGCAGTCGGCTACGGTTCCACTTTCCTGGGAATTCGCTTGGATCCGATTACCACCTGTATGGCGACAATCGGTATCCTGTGGCTCACCACATTTCCTAATTTTGGCGGCGCGAGTATTACTGGCCGTATTGGCACGTTAACCATATGGGGCGTTATTCTTCCTATTTTCACGCTTTGTACCGTCGGTTGGTTTTTCTTTTCGGGAAATATGTATGCAACTAATTGGAATGTCCATGATCTTCCCTTTGGTGAAGCGGCGACCAATGCTATTACTATGACACTGTGGTCTTTCCTTGGTATGGAATCGGCCTGTGCGAATTGTGAAAAGGTTAAGAATCCCGAAAAGAGTGTGCCTGTCGCAGTACTTGGTGGCACTTTTCTTTGTGCAGTGGTATACATTATTTCAACCAATATCATGTTTGGGATTCTTCCTGCCCAAGAAATATTTGAAAGTTCCGCTCCTTTCGGTCTTGCTTTTGCCGCTATGTTTAACAATACGGTAGGGCATGCTGTTATGGGGATGATGTGTATTGCTTGTCTTGGGTCTCTTCTCGGATGGCAATTTACC from Dialister invisus DSM 15470 includes:
- the lysS gene encoding lysine--tRNA ligase, with amino-acid sequence MEEKLNDQMLIRRGKLEKIAALGFEPYGGKYECTHHSEDIHANAAAFEASGEHVKVAGRIMIIRGHGKTAFCTLRDEKGDIQLYFRKDTVSENEWNLFKLVDMGDILGVEGTVFTTHTGETTIRVLHFTMLSKSLRPLPEKWHGLTDKEQRYRQRYLDLIANPDVRKTFIKRANMLQAIRNWYTAHGFLEVETPVLQPLYGGANARPFMTHFNALDMTMYLRIAPELYLKRLLVGGYERIFEITRNFRNEGMDTRHNPEFTAIETYQAYGDIDDVIDQTEQIVAACAMASYGTTKFTYEGTEIDVAGPWPRLTMAEAVKKYTGEDFDACKTIEEARAICDRLHVEYGEFDGFGKLLAAAFDDYVEEHLIQPVHITEHPIEVSPLSKLDPKDPRYTIRFESYIYGRELANGFSELNDPLDQRARFEMQVEEREHGDDEAHPIDEDFLTALEYGMPPTGGLGIGLDRLFMLMTNSSSIRDILLFPAMRPETDHDDTFQK
- a CDS encoding helix-turn-helix domain-containing protein, translated to MDLPQILGKRIRYYRKQKHMSLRQLADIICKSVSTLSKYESGQIVLDITTLYDIAHAFHLPVEQLLYHEEIFMSPTEKDSYIPAFFHDVTRLYLYFFDGRSHELVRGVCDISEKVSPQTYKVNMYVNIDSYEYYQNCENTYHGILKHFDALSTLELVNRDTDMDKYIIHIPASYINSPTKWALDLSISCRPIMPIAGKTLFSKEVQDETKEFIQSLLFNKEDYKRLRNLNFLSII
- the speC gene encoding ornithine decarboxylase; the encoded protein is MESLRLAYSENAYRVYKPNTKRHIVKTTETDFLDVAAVVITEEDKDVLKNEAVRAFSIPIVVILTKSQMLDGEFFGRIKRVIDLSKSDQGLYDCQIEEAARQYENNLKPPFFKALQKYIDEGNSRLATPGHHGGQYFCAHPSGRLLYEYYGANIFKSDFSSSDVAMGDLLIHESTPVEAEKFAASVFKADKTYFVLNGTSSSNKIVLNAVLAPGDIVLYDRNNHKSISQGALVQSGATPIYLETARNPYGSIGGILEHCFDEKYIRRLIAEQCPEKAEMKRPIRLAVIQLGTYDGCIYNARQVVDRIGHLCDYILFDSAWVGYEEFIPMMKNCSPLLLELGAEDPGIFVTQSVHKQMAGFSQASQIHKKDSHIKGQDRYVPHKRLNNAFMLHASTSPFYPIFTTLDVNARMHQGKEGEYLWQRVVKNGIELRKLVLHNCKYFRPLVPPLVHGKKWEDGKCADMTKDIAYWAFEPDAAWHAFKGYGEGQYFIDPCKLQLVTPGIDIRTGEYEREGIPANVLANYLRENGVIPEKTDLNAILFLLTPGESMTKLSDLVDKLVEFERLYDEDALMKDMLPSIYAANEEKYKGYNIKRLCAEMHNFYKDRKVNILQRRLFAKDYLPEYVMDPHEANAELVRGHGELVPLCEAQGRVALEGALPYPPGILCEQPGERWSETATKYFLALEEGINMLPGFSPEIQGVYLEDTADGKKTAFGYVLKKEYEKTK
- the potE gene encoding putrescine-ornithine antiporter — protein: MNNESKMSVTQLTILTAVNMMGSGIIMLPAKLAEVGGLSIVSWLVTAIGSMCLAYVFAKCGMYSRKQGGMNGYAEYTFGKSGSFICSTTYSFSLVIANIAIATSAVGYGSTFLGIRLDPITTCMATIGILWLTTFPNFGGASITGRIGTLTIWGVILPIFTLCTVGWFFFSGNMYATNWNVHDLPFGEAATNAITMTLWSFLGMESACANCEKVKNPEKSVPVAVLGGTFLCAVVYIISTNIMFGILPAQEIFESSAPFGLAFAAMFNNTVGHAVMGMMCIACLGSLLGWQFTVANVFKIAADVGYMPKFFAVVTEKGTPIRGMFILGAIQTVLALMTISPTLNEQFEQLVNLATVTNIIPYILSMAAVTSILKSAGRYQDVKSTGFIAIIASVYSLYACYASGLEAMTYAGLFTFACWTFFGFIGDHFNHISGNIDGGGVGNSSLMGNGG